From a single Nostoc sp. MS1 genomic region:
- a CDS encoding serine/threonine-protein kinase, translating into MSYCLNPICPNPENIAFSQRCAACGSQLLLRDRYRVMKLLGQGGFGATFLAHDQILPGEPSCVIKQLRPSGTSPQVLQMARELFEREAKTLGRIGNHPQIPRLLDFFEEKEQFYLVQEYISGSTLQQEVKLNGTFGETGVKQFLSETLPLLQYIHEHKVIHRDIKPANLIRRSQDARMVLIDFGAVKNQVTQVAANQSAHTAFTAYAIGTPGFAPPEQMAMRPVYASDIYALGVTCIYLLTGKTPKDLEYNPTTGEVMWEHLVHVSDHLIGVLRKMLEVSVRSRYQTAKDVLKALEIEPYLESLAQGLLVKSDKEPTSNRVEDSVLLTSHPSVGATGVAQVAAAIRARRAKDAAAKSSLPNSHSHTHASPTSQSKVIRRLDSETLIKAYQKGRRDFALHNLNLLNLQGVDLSDTNFHSAQLQNANLQGANLHNSDFGKASLTRANLRDANLSKAYFNQADLEGADLRGADLSHAYLSNANLRGANLCGANLTGAKITDEQIALAKTNWMTIRPNGKRGLL; encoded by the coding sequence ATGAGCTACTGCTTAAATCCTATCTGTCCAAATCCAGAAAATATAGCATTTAGCCAAAGGTGTGCTGCTTGCGGTTCACAGTTGCTGTTGCGCGATCGCTATCGAGTGATGAAACTACTCGGACAGGGAGGTTTCGGTGCAACTTTTCTAGCCCACGACCAAATTTTGCCAGGGGAACCAAGCTGTGTCATCAAACAGCTGCGGCCTTCAGGAACTTCACCACAAGTTTTGCAGATGGCGCGAGAATTGTTTGAGCGGGAAGCCAAAACACTAGGTAGAATTGGCAATCATCCCCAAATCCCTAGACTTTTAGATTTCTTTGAAGAAAAAGAACAATTCTATTTAGTTCAGGAATATATTAGCGGTTCCACACTCCAACAGGAAGTTAAACTTAACGGTACTTTTGGCGAAACAGGGGTCAAACAATTTCTCAGTGAAACTTTGCCGTTGCTGCAATATATCCACGAACACAAAGTAATTCATCGTGATATCAAGCCAGCCAACTTAATTCGCCGTTCTCAAGATGCCAGAATGGTATTGATTGACTTTGGTGCAGTCAAAAACCAAGTTACCCAAGTCGCCGCTAACCAATCAGCACACACAGCATTCACGGCTTATGCAATTGGTACTCCTGGTTTTGCACCACCAGAACAAATGGCCATGCGCCCAGTATACGCCAGTGATATTTACGCATTAGGCGTTACTTGTATTTATCTACTCACAGGGAAAACTCCCAAAGACCTAGAATACAATCCCACAACTGGCGAAGTCATGTGGGAACATTTGGTGCATGTAAGTGACCACTTAATTGGTGTACTGCGGAAAATGTTGGAAGTCTCAGTCCGCAGTCGCTACCAGACGGCAAAAGATGTATTAAAAGCTTTAGAAATTGAGCCATACTTGGAAAGTTTAGCTCAGGGTTTATTAGTTAAATCAGATAAAGAGCCGACATCTAACCGTGTAGAAGATTCTGTACTTCTAACTAGCCACCCTTCCGTCGGGGCTACAGGTGTAGCACAGGTAGCAGCAGCCATCCGTGCTAGAAGAGCTAAAGATGCAGCCGCCAAATCATCATTACCTAATAGTCACAGTCATACCCATGCTTCGCCCACTTCACAATCTAAGGTTATACGTAGGTTAGATAGCGAAACTTTAATTAAAGCCTATCAGAAAGGAAGACGAGATTTTGCCCTACACAATTTAAACCTGCTTAACCTCCAAGGTGTTGATTTGTCAGACACAAATTTCCATTCTGCTCAACTACAAAATGCAAATCTCCAAGGTGCTAATCTTCATAACAGTGATTTTGGCAAAGCAAGTTTGACTCGTGCCAATCTCCGAGACGCTAATTTAAGTAAAGCTTATTTTAATCAGGCTGATTTAGAAGGTGCAGACCTACGTGGTGCAGACCTCAGTCATGCTTATCTCAGCAATGCTAATCTCCGGGGAGCGAATTTGTGTGGTGCTAATCTCACTGGTGCAAAGATTACTGATGAGCAAATAGCATTAGCCAAAACCAACTGGATGACTATACGCCCCAACGGCAAAAGAGGTTTATTGTAA
- a CDS encoding YlqD family protein: MTDVSNPQMLLKRAVNVKVIVTPLWKEEVQQQLQAQINQIDQQLQQLDLEGQRAISAIQKQSLQPPGPQTLQQIDNIQLQVNQKKSEFLEQKNQMLQNLQQVQLLELDQEVNQFQLEGFFRVERGDNLISKMQVEIVIRDGVVEDIRGDI; this comes from the coding sequence ATGACAGATGTCTCCAACCCTCAAATGCTTTTGAAGCGTGCCGTTAACGTCAAAGTTATCGTTACCCCCCTGTGGAAAGAGGAAGTGCAACAGCAATTGCAAGCACAAATTAACCAAATTGACCAACAATTACAACAATTAGACCTAGAAGGGCAAAGAGCAATTTCTGCCATTCAAAAGCAAAGTCTTCAGCCACCAGGCCCCCAAACCCTGCAACAAATCGACAACATCCAACTACAAGTAAATCAAAAGAAAAGCGAATTTCTCGAACAAAAAAATCAAATGCTGCAAAACCTCCAGCAAGTACAATTACTAGAGTTGGATCAAGAAGTCAATCAATTTCAACTTGAAGGCTTTTTCCGCGTCGAACGGGGCGATAACTTGATTAGCAAAATGCAGGTAGAAATCGTCATCCGCGATGGTGTTGTGGAAGATATTCGTGGCGACATTTAA
- a CDS encoding DUF1565 domain-containing protein, protein MTHQGFNFSSLRNLFSVLSLPTGITALLIASSGFMLVPNAVKAGAAPTLTAQVPTTAPVIYVNPTTGADTSGAGATAATPYKTIAFALNQAQAGTVIQLAPGNYSTQTGEQFPLILKPGVTLRGDESARGEGILITGGGFYTSRTFARQDVTILATNDTTIAGITATNPNQRGTAVWVESSNPTIRNNTFTNSVRDGVFVTGTGNPIIEGNIFVQNKGNGVSVARAARGEIRNNLFQDTGFGIAIGGTSTPLVTENQIVQNQDGLYISETAKPVLRKNVIQNNKRDGVVATIGAEPDLGTNENPGGNLIRNNTRFDVNNATKTVRILAVGNDIDQKKISGQVDFVAASVTPPSGGGTAFTDVSTNYWAKGYIEALASQNIIAGFPDGTFKPNEPVTRAQFATIITKALTPAAKRNSIDFRDVSRNFWAYAAIQSAYRSQFVSGYPDGTFKPQQEIPRVQALVSLANGLGLTADNQNVISIYSDANQIPSYAVGPVAAATTRQLVINYPTVNQLNPNRPATRAEIAAFVYQALVNAGRAQALPSSYLVQAR, encoded by the coding sequence ATGACACATCAGGGGTTTAACTTTTCTTCATTAAGAAATTTATTCTCAGTTTTATCCTTACCAACGGGAATCACAGCTTTATTAATTGCTTCTAGCGGGTTCATGCTAGTACCCAATGCAGTCAAAGCAGGTGCAGCACCCACGTTAACAGCGCAAGTACCCACCACAGCACCAGTAATTTATGTCAACCCAACAACGGGTGCAGATACATCTGGTGCTGGTGCGACAGCCGCAACACCCTATAAAACTATTGCCTTTGCCCTGAACCAAGCGCAAGCGGGAACGGTTATTCAATTAGCACCAGGAAACTATAGTACACAAACAGGTGAACAATTCCCCTTGATTCTCAAACCAGGGGTAACACTGCGGGGTGATGAATCAGCCAGAGGGGAAGGTATTTTAATTACAGGCGGCGGTTTTTATACCAGTCGGACTTTTGCTCGTCAAGATGTTACCATTTTGGCTACTAATGATACAACGATCGCTGGTATCACTGCCACAAATCCTAATCAACGTGGCACGGCTGTATGGGTAGAATCAAGCAATCCGACAATTAGAAACAATACTTTTACCAATAGTGTCAGAGATGGGGTTTTTGTCACAGGTACAGGAAATCCCATCATTGAAGGTAATATCTTCGTCCAAAACAAAGGCAATGGCGTTTCCGTAGCCAGAGCCGCTAGAGGTGAAATTCGCAACAACTTATTCCAAGATACTGGATTTGGGATTGCGATCGGCGGAACTTCAACACCGTTAGTCACAGAAAACCAGATTGTCCAAAACCAAGACGGTTTATACATCTCAGAAACAGCCAAGCCTGTTTTACGTAAGAATGTCATTCAAAACAATAAGCGGGATGGCGTAGTTGCTACTATTGGTGCAGAACCAGATTTAGGTACTAATGAAAATCCCGGTGGTAATTTAATTCGCAATAACACTCGTTTTGATGTCAACAATGCCACTAAAACAGTCCGCATCTTAGCTGTTGGCAATGATATAGATCAGAAAAAGATTTCCGGTCAGGTAGATTTCGTAGCTGCTAGTGTTACTCCACCCTCTGGAGGAGGTACAGCCTTTACAGATGTATCTACAAATTACTGGGCAAAGGGTTATATTGAAGCCTTGGCTTCCCAAAATATTATTGCTGGTTTCCCTGATGGTACATTTAAACCGAACGAGCCTGTAACCCGCGCTCAATTCGCTACTATCATTACCAAAGCCTTAACGCCAGCAGCTAAACGCAACTCCATCGATTTCCGAGATGTTAGCAGAAACTTCTGGGCTTATGCCGCAATTCAATCTGCTTATCGGAGTCAATTTGTTTCTGGTTATCCTGATGGCACATTCAAACCACAACAGGAAATTCCTAGAGTCCAAGCGTTGGTATCCTTAGCAAATGGACTTGGCTTAACTGCCGATAATCAGAATGTAATTTCCATCTATTCTGATGCTAATCAAATTCCTAGTTATGCAGTTGGGCCAGTAGCAGCAGCTACGACAAGGCAATTAGTAATTAACTATCCGACAGTTAATCAACTTAATCCTAATCGTCCAGCAACCAGAGCAGAAATTGCTGCCTTTGTTTACCAAGCATTGGTGAACGCCGGACGCGCTCAAGCACTTCCATCATCTTACTTGGTTCAAGCTCGGTAG
- a CDS encoding FHA domain-containing protein, with protein MLNIKDNDMIVQLKSQDIEQRLSLYQVFVSLYEHHRDLLNNILQLDNLSQRLRIATKPYHLQGVVDESAIYITTNLCSNQTQTLQQPQHIWTIGRDRSNGICLQDQLLSSHHAAIQYVEGEGFFLIDFNSENGSFVNSEQVYQPVKLKDGDRIRLGSLSFDFFLNNNYRYLPTVTRDKLKSLLNYRKPSASCDDTVKIPLSYGYKINLESEKLHLSIEQKSDILDLFFKNRT; from the coding sequence ATGTTAAACATCAAAGATAATGACATGATAGTTCAGCTAAAAAGTCAGGATATAGAACAGCGTTTAAGTTTATATCAGGTATTTGTTTCTTTGTATGAGCATCATAGAGATTTACTTAATAATATTCTGCAATTAGATAATTTATCTCAGCGATTGCGGATTGCTACAAAACCATATCATTTGCAAGGCGTGGTAGATGAGTCAGCTATTTATATCACTACTAACTTATGTAGTAATCAAACACAAACCTTACAACAACCTCAGCATATTTGGACAATAGGACGCGATCGCAGCAATGGTATCTGCCTTCAAGATCAACTATTATCTTCTCATCACGCAGCAATTCAATATGTAGAAGGTGAAGGATTTTTTTTAATTGATTTCAATAGCGAAAATGGTTCATTTGTGAATAGTGAGCAAGTATATCAGCCAGTGAAACTCAAAGATGGCGATCGCATTCGTTTAGGTAGTCTAAGTTTTGATTTTTTCTTAAATAATAATTATCGCTATTTACCAACAGTAACCAGAGATAAACTAAAAAGTTTGCTTAACTATCGAAAACCAAGTGCTAGCTGTGATGATACAGTCAAAATTCCTTTAAGTTATGGTTATAAAATCAATTTAGAATCTGAAAAGCTGCATTTGAGCATAGAGCAGAAGTCAGATATCTTAGACCTATTTTTTAAAAACAGAACTTAA
- a CDS encoding dihydrolipoamide acetyltransferase family protein: MSIHEIFMPALSSTMTEGKIVSWVKSPGDKVEKGETVVVVESDKADMDVETFYEGYLAHIIVEAGDSAPVGAAIAYVAETEAEIEAAKSLGSSGGAAATTTSAPEPVAATAAVGAPATASQNGSNHREGRLVASPRARKLAKELKVDLTSLKGSGPYGRIVADDIEAAVGKVKQPTTAPTAPTPTVTPVAPPPVPRTPAPAPAPVAAAPGQVVPFNTLQNAVIRNMVASLDVPVFRVGYTITTDGLDKLYKQIKSKGVTMTALLAKAVAVALQKHPLLNARYSDQGLVYNPDINIAVAVAMDDGGLITPVLKNADKVDIYSLSRTWKSLVDRARSKQLQPDEYTGGNFTLSNLGMFGVDTFDAILPPGQGSILAIGASRPQLVATADGSFGIKQQMQVNITSDHRIIYGADAAAFLQDLAKLIETDAHSLTL; this comes from the coding sequence ATGAGCATTCACGAAATATTCATGCCGGCGCTGAGTTCCACCATGACCGAAGGCAAAATTGTCTCCTGGGTGAAATCGCCAGGCGATAAAGTGGAAAAAGGCGAAACAGTGGTGGTTGTCGAGTCAGACAAGGCAGATATGGATGTAGAAACCTTTTATGAAGGATATCTTGCCCATATCATTGTAGAAGCTGGTGATAGCGCCCCTGTAGGAGCTGCGATCGCCTACGTAGCTGAAACCGAAGCTGAAATCGAAGCCGCCAAGTCTTTAGGTAGTTCTGGTGGCGCTGCGGCTACCACCACATCTGCCCCTGAACCAGTTGCCGCCACTGCCGCCGTAGGCGCACCAGCCACCGCTTCACAAAATGGTTCTAACCACCGTGAGGGAAGGCTTGTAGCTTCACCCCGCGCCCGTAAGTTGGCGAAAGAATTGAAAGTCGATTTGACAAGTCTCAAAGGTAGCGGCCCCTACGGTCGCATTGTTGCCGATGATATTGAAGCGGCTGTAGGCAAAGTTAAGCAACCAACCACCGCACCTACTGCACCTACACCAACAGTTACCCCAGTCGCGCCTCCACCAGTACCCAGAACTCCCGCGCCAGCACCAGCACCAGTAGCAGCTGCACCTGGGCAAGTTGTCCCATTCAACACCCTGCAAAACGCCGTAATTCGCAACATGGTGGCCAGCCTGGATGTGCCTGTGTTCCGTGTAGGTTACACAATTACCACCGATGGTTTAGACAAACTTTACAAACAAATTAAATCCAAAGGCGTAACTATGACAGCGCTACTAGCGAAAGCTGTAGCTGTGGCATTACAAAAACACCCATTATTAAACGCCAGATACTCAGACCAAGGACTCGTCTACAATCCCGACATTAACATTGCTGTAGCTGTGGCAATGGATGATGGCGGTTTAATTACCCCAGTATTAAAAAATGCCGATAAGGTAGATATTTACTCACTATCACGCACCTGGAAATCTCTTGTAGATAGAGCCAGAAGCAAACAACTGCAACCAGATGAATACACTGGCGGTAACTTCACCCTGTCCAACTTGGGAATGTTCGGTGTAGATACATTTGATGCCATCTTACCCCCAGGACAAGGTTCAATTTTAGCGATCGGTGCATCTCGTCCGCAATTGGTAGCCACCGCCGATGGCTCGTTTGGTATTAAACAGCAAATGCAGGTCAATATTACATCCGATCACCGGATTATCTACGGTGCTGACGCAGCAGCATTTTTACAAGACCTAGCTAAGTTAATTGAGACTGACGCTCATTCTTTGACGCTCTAA
- a CDS encoding metallothionein, translated as MTTVTQLKCACDTCLCVVSTDNAIEKDGKYYCSEGCAEGHVTIKGCQHKGCGC; from the coding sequence ATGACAACCGTAACTCAACTAAAATGCGCTTGTGATACTTGCTTGTGTGTCGTTTCTACAGACAATGCTATTGAAAAAGACGGTAAATATTACTGCTCTGAAGGCTGTGCTGAAGGTCACGTAACCATTAAAGGCTGTCAGCATAAAGGTTGTGGCTGCTGA
- a CDS encoding tetratricopeptide repeat protein, whose translation MKQTNQMETRFVQPLSCLALSVITSIGILPPVIAQESSPAKLACEATLSNAQQKPRQKQAQKIAQFADPQQERSQLIQQANAQFSQGDLQGAEENLCKFVKKYSDDAFGNFQLGNVFFRSKKFEPAISAYREAIRLRPQYAVAHNAVGMVYASQNRWSEAITEYQKALEINRDYGDALTNLALALWQTNKKDEALASLEKAINIFKKQNRNEKANQVEQLMQRIKNSGDNLS comes from the coding sequence ATGAAGCAAACAAACCAGATGGAAACAAGATTTGTTCAACCTCTTAGTTGTTTAGCACTGAGTGTCATCACATCCATTGGTATATTGCCTCCTGTAATAGCACAAGAATCATCGCCAGCTAAATTAGCCTGTGAGGCAACTTTAAGTAACGCACAACAAAAACCTCGCCAAAAACAGGCACAAAAAATAGCACAGTTTGCTGATCCTCAACAAGAGCGATCGCAACTTATTCAACAAGCTAATGCCCAATTCAGTCAAGGCGATTTACAAGGTGCGGAAGAAAACCTCTGTAAATTCGTAAAAAAGTACTCTGATGATGCTTTTGGAAACTTCCAATTAGGCAATGTCTTCTTCCGTAGCAAAAAATTTGAACCAGCAATCAGTGCTTATCGTGAAGCCATCCGCCTCAGACCACAGTATGCTGTAGCTCATAATGCAGTTGGTATGGTGTATGCTAGTCAAAATCGCTGGAGTGAAGCGATCACGGAATATCAAAAAGCCTTAGAAATTAATCGTGATTATGGCGATGCACTAACAAATTTAGCTTTAGCACTTTGGCAGACAAATAAAAAAGATGAAGCACTAGCGTCATTAGAAAAAGCTATCAATATTTTCAAAAAACAGAATAGGAACGAAAAAGCTAATCAAGTCGAGCAATTAATGCAGAGAATCAAAAACTCTGGCGATAATCTTTCATAA
- the recQ gene encoding DNA helicase RecQ: MLQYPSLEQALKYHFGYDNFRPGQRQVIEDALQNRDLMVVMPTGGGKSLCFQLPALIKQGLTVVVSPLIALMQDQVEALRNNNISATFLNSSLNAYQVRSREEAILNGRVRLLYVAPERLLSERFLPFLDLVNEKVGISIFAIDEAHCVSEWGHDFRPEYRQLKSLRKRYPNIPVLALTATATDRVRADIIQQLGLKQPSIHLASFNRQNLYYEVRPKTKQAYAEVLELLRETEGSAIIYCLTRKKVEELTFKLQKDKIVALPYHAGLPDDERSKNQTRFIRDDVRVIVATIAFGMGINKPDVRLVVHFDIPRNLESYYQESGRAGRDGEPSRCTLFFSFGDIKTIEWSIDQKTDPQEQLIAKQQLRQVIDYAEGTDCRRTIQLGYFGERFPGNCDNCDNCRYPKPMQDWTIEAMKFLSCVARCKERFGMLHIIDVLRGAKKDKIIQYEHDKLSTYGIGKDRSLDEWRMLGRSLLHQGLLEQTSDGYSVLKLNAHSWEVMRRQRQVFLSVPVVQKVSAIQESPKFEEAEALLHKLRSLRKQLADEQSVPPYVIFHDSTLKLMVQAQPQNLLEFSKLSGVGSHKLAQYGEKFIAEIRAYRQEKSSQEKPAYLTPSASIVSDTELQTLHLHQQGLSIAEIARKRKLSPATISTHLEKLIEKNQPVDLSILVPLEHQQKIWQVLEVLGDIALTPIKEQLGEGYTFEQIRLVREKWRRQNKK, from the coding sequence ATGCTTCAGTATCCCAGTCTCGAACAGGCGCTAAAATATCACTTCGGTTACGATAACTTTCGCCCTGGACAACGCCAAGTAATCGAAGATGCCTTACAAAATCGAGATTTGATGGTAGTGATGCCGACTGGTGGGGGAAAGTCTTTGTGCTTTCAATTACCTGCACTGATCAAGCAGGGATTAACAGTGGTGGTATCACCTTTAATTGCTTTGATGCAAGACCAAGTAGAAGCACTGCGTAATAATAATATCTCTGCAACCTTTCTTAATAGTAGTTTGAATGCCTATCAGGTGCGATCGCGGGAAGAAGCCATCCTCAATGGTAGGGTAAGATTACTCTACGTCGCCCCGGAACGCCTCCTGAGTGAAAGGTTTCTGCCATTTCTCGATTTAGTTAATGAAAAAGTTGGCATATCTATATTTGCAATTGACGAAGCCCATTGTGTTTCTGAGTGGGGACATGATTTCCGTCCAGAATATCGTCAGTTAAAATCTCTGCGCAAACGTTACCCTAATATTCCCGTCCTCGCCCTTACCGCCACAGCTACAGACCGGGTTCGTGCTGATATCATTCAACAATTGGGGTTAAAACAACCAAGTATTCACCTTGCTAGTTTTAATCGCCAAAATCTTTATTACGAAGTTCGTCCTAAAACTAAACAAGCTTACGCTGAAGTATTAGAGTTACTGCGAGAAACTGAAGGTTCAGCAATTATTTATTGTTTAACTCGTAAAAAGGTTGAAGAACTAACATTTAAACTACAAAAAGATAAGATTGTTGCCTTACCTTATCATGCGGGATTACCTGATGATGAACGGAGTAAAAATCAAACGCGATTTATTCGAGATGATGTGCGGGTAATTGTCGCCACAATTGCCTTTGGTATGGGCATTAATAAGCCAGATGTGCGCTTAGTTGTCCATTTTGATATTCCTCGCAATTTGGAAAGTTACTATCAGGAGTCAGGTAGGGCTGGTAGAGATGGGGAACCATCACGCTGTACACTGTTTTTCAGTTTTGGTGATATTAAAACTATTGAATGGAGTATAGACCAAAAAACTGACCCCCAAGAACAGTTGATTGCCAAACAACAACTGCGACAGGTAATAGATTACGCTGAAGGAACAGACTGTCGCCGCACAATTCAACTGGGTTATTTTGGCGAAAGATTTCCAGGTAATTGTGATAACTGTGATAATTGCCGTTATCCCAAACCGATGCAAGATTGGACTATTGAAGCGATGAAGTTCCTTTCTTGTGTGGCGCGGTGTAAAGAAAGATTTGGGATGCTACATATAATTGATGTGTTGCGGGGGGCAAAAAAAGACAAAATTATTCAATACGAACACGATAAACTTTCGACTTACGGCATAGGTAAAGATAGGAGTTTAGATGAGTGGCGAATGTTGGGAAGGTCGCTTCTACATCAAGGTTTACTCGAACAAACTAGCGATGGTTATTCTGTCCTCAAATTAAACGCTCACAGTTGGGAAGTGATGCGGCGACAACGCCAAGTATTTCTGTCTGTTCCTGTAGTCCAGAAAGTAAGTGCAATACAGGAAAGCCCCAAATTTGAAGAAGCAGAAGCATTGTTGCACAAATTGCGATCGCTACGTAAGCAACTCGCCGATGAGCAGTCTGTACCACCATACGTTATCTTCCATGATTCCACCTTAAAGTTAATGGTACAGGCGCAACCCCAAAATTTACTGGAATTTTCCAAACTTTCTGGCGTTGGTAGCCACAAATTAGCCCAGTATGGTGAAAAATTTATCGCTGAAATTCGCGCCTATCGCCAAGAAAAATCCTCTCAAGAGAAACCTGCTTACCTCACACCTTCTGCAAGCATAGTTTCGGATACTGAATTACAGACATTGCATTTACATCAACAAGGCTTAAGTATTGCCGAAATTGCCCGTAAACGTAAACTTAGTCCCGCCACAATTTCTACTCATTTAGAAAAATTAATTGAAAAAAATCAACCAGTAGACTTAAGTATATTGGTTCCTTTAGAACATCAACAAAAAATCTGGCAAGTCTTAGAAGTACTGGGTGATATTGCGTTGACACCCATCAAAGAACAGTTGGGTGAAGGCTATACCTTTGAGCAAATTCGCCTAGTGAGAGAAAAATGGCGAAGACAAAATAAGAAGTAA
- a CDS encoding AMP-dependent synthetase/ligase codes for MTNSQQDDFLLADITKEQSKEIQRLVDYTNIESLPEIWPIAAKRFGDTVALHNPHAKPAVEITYQQLAEKIQLFASGLQALGVKGGDRISLIADNSPNWFIADQGIMTAGAVDAVRSSQAEKEELLYIVSHSGSTALVVEDLKTFNKLQDRLPDLPIEFVVLLTKEAPPTESSLKVLNFPQLMELGQNHTFVPAPQKRENLATLIYTSGTTGKPKGVMLSYSNLLHQVTNFRVVVQPHVGDTVLSILPTWHSYERTVEYYLLSQGCTQFYTNLRSVKADLKQYKPNYMVAVPRLWESIYEGVQKQFREQPANKQRLIKFLLGMSEKYIQAKRIAEGTSLDHLHASSVQRLTAKAIASTLFPFHALGEKLVYGKVREATGGRFKQVISGGGALPRHIDTFFEIIGVQILQGYGLTETSPVTNVRRPWRNFIGTSGQPIPGTEVKIVDPETRQPLPVGQRGLVLLKGPQIMQGYYQNPEATAKAIDPQGWFDSGDLGWVTPDKELVLTGRAKDTIVLTNGENIEPQPIEDACLRSPYIDQIMLVGQDQRSLGALIVPNIEALEKWAESQNLVLSLENNNLTSASGEKINLESTIIQGLFRQELNREVQNRPGYRPDDRIGPFKLILEPFSIENGLLTQTLKLRRHVVTERYRDIINAMFA; via the coding sequence ATGACAAACAGCCAACAGGATGATTTTTTACTAGCTGATATTACAAAAGAACAAAGTAAAGAAATACAACGCTTAGTAGATTATACAAATATCGAATCTTTACCAGAAATTTGGCCGATCGCAGCGAAACGATTCGGTGATACTGTCGCCTTACACAATCCCCACGCTAAACCAGCAGTAGAAATTACTTATCAGCAATTAGCCGAGAAGATACAACTATTTGCATCTGGTTTGCAAGCATTGGGAGTCAAAGGAGGCGATCGCATTTCCTTAATAGCCGATAATAGTCCTAATTGGTTCATTGCCGACCAAGGGATTATGACGGCTGGCGCAGTTGATGCGGTGCGTAGTTCCCAAGCCGAGAAGGAAGAATTACTATATATTGTTAGTCATAGTGGTAGTACTGCCTTAGTAGTCGAAGACTTGAAGACATTTAATAAGCTACAAGATAGACTCCCAGATTTACCAATTGAATTTGTAGTCCTACTCACCAAAGAAGCTCCACCGACAGAATCAAGTCTCAAAGTATTAAACTTTCCTCAGTTGATGGAACTAGGACAAAATCATACTTTTGTTCCAGCGCCACAGAAACGCGAGAATTTAGCAACATTAATTTATACTTCAGGAACTACAGGAAAACCTAAAGGTGTAATGCTCAGTTACAGCAATCTCTTACACCAAGTCACAAACTTCCGTGTAGTAGTACAACCACATGTAGGCGATACTGTTTTGAGTATTCTACCTACCTGGCACAGCTACGAACGGACAGTAGAGTATTATTTATTATCTCAAGGTTGCACTCAATTTTATACCAACTTGCGTTCGGTTAAAGCCGACCTGAAGCAATATAAACCCAATTACATGGTTGCTGTACCGCGTCTGTGGGAATCAATTTATGAAGGTGTGCAGAAACAGTTCCGCGAACAACCAGCAAATAAGCAACGCCTAATTAAGTTCTTATTGGGCATGAGTGAAAAATATATTCAAGCCAAACGCATCGCTGAAGGTACAAGTTTAGACCATCTCCACGCTTCATCTGTCCAGAGATTAACAGCTAAGGCAATAGCATCTACTTTATTTCCCTTCCATGCACTAGGCGAAAAATTAGTTTACGGTAAAGTGCGGGAAGCCACAGGCGGAAGATTTAAACAAGTAATTAGCGGTGGCGGCGCACTACCAAGACACATAGATACATTTTTTGAAATTATTGGCGTACAGATTTTACAAGGTTATGGTTTAACAGAAACATCACCTGTAACTAACGTGCGTCGTCCTTGGCGGAATTTTATTGGCACATCTGGACAACCAATTCCCGGAACAGAAGTTAAAATCGTAGACCCTGAGACTCGCCAGCCTTTACCCGTTGGACAACGAGGCTTGGTGTTATTGAAAGGGCCACAAATCATGCAAGGCTATTACCAAAACCCAGAAGCAACAGCCAAAGCCATCGACCCCCAAGGTTGGTTTGATAGCGGTGATTTGGGTTGGGTAACACCAGATAAAGAACTAGTGCTGACTGGTAGGGCAAAAGATACAATCGTTTTGACCAATGGGGAAAATATCGAACCACAACCAATTGAGGATGCGTGTTTGCGATCGCCCTACATCGACCAGATAATGCTAGTAGGACAAGACCAGCGTAGCCTCGGCGCTTTAATTGTCCCCAATATCGAAGCCTTAGAAAAGTGGGCAGAAAGCCAAAACCTCGTCTTGAGTCTTGAGAACAATAATTTAACCTCCGCGTCCGGTGAAAAAATAAACCTGGAGAGTACAATAATCCAGGGTTTATTCCGGCAAGAATTGAATCGGGAAGTGCAGAACCGTCCAGGTTATCGCCCAGATGACCGCATTGGGCCGTTTAAACTAATTCTGGAGCCATTTTCCATTGAAAACGGCTTATTGACACAAACGCTGAAACTGCGGCGACACGTTGTCACAGAACGCTACCGCGATATTATCAACGCCATGTTTGCCTGA